In a genomic window of Phragmites australis chromosome 14, lpPhrAust1.1, whole genome shotgun sequence:
- the LOC133890307 gene encoding uncharacterized protein LOC133890307 has translation MEDQGVWEVVGPTAGAVIDKKKDKKARSYLFQGLPEDLLMQVARKKTANEVWDYLKTRFVGADHVKNARLQTLKSDFNTMRMEEGETLDQYAEKLNTMFVRYANLGETLNNAAFVKKIVRRHAGSIPECDCGIEQYYNLDKIPFEEAMSSNSTSDGQLLLTQAEWQARQKKDGNNSSLSNKGKSHPAVDSSNRGRGGHGCGRGRGDTSHNDEESGSGGSRCYKSHIKCYNCYKTGHYMNKCKAPKKKEEEKGVTHITHIDDTELALLLAVSKESVSGLQQRQDVVLLNEEKLKPELHDTTEGGSNFEV, from the exons ATGGAGGATCAAGGTGTTTGGGAGGTAGTCGGGCCAACGGCCGGTGCAGTCATTGACaaaaagaaggacaagaaggcaaGGTCGTATCTCTTCCAAGGGCTCCCGGAGGATCTCCTGATGCaggtggcaaggaagaaaactgCAAATGAGGTCTGGGACTATCTGAAGACAAGGTTCGTAGGCGCGGATCATGTCAAGAATGCACGGCTACAGACGTTGAAGAGTGACTTCAATACTATGCGCATGGAGGAGGGAGAGACGTTGGACCAGTACGCCGAAAAGCTTAACACCATGTTCGTCAGATACGCCAATCTAGGGGAGACGCTTAACAATGCTGCATTTGTCAAAAAAATTGTTCGACGCCATGCTGGATCAATTCCTGAGTGTGATTGTGGGATTGAGCAGTACTACAACCTCGACAAGATACCATTCGAGGAAGCCATGAG CAGCAATAGCACCAGCGACGGCCAGCTCCTTCTCACTCAGGCAGAGTGGCAGGCCCGACAGAAGAAGGATGGCAACAACTCCTCATTGAGCAACAAGGGAAAATCCCACCCTGCTGTAGATAGCAGCAACCGCGGCCGAGGTGGTCATGGATGTGGTAGAGGTCGTGGCGATACGTCACACAATGACGAGGAGAGTGGCTCAGGCGGTAGTCGTTGCTacaagagccacatcaagtgctACAACTGCTACAAGACGGGGCACTACATGAACAAGTGCAAGGcaccaaagaaaaaagaggaagagaaaggcGTGACACATATCACCCATATTGATGACACCGAGCTGGCCTTACTGCTCGCAGTGTCAAAGGAGTCAGTATCAGGACTACAGCAGAGGCAGGATGTTGTGTTGCTGAATGAGGAGAAGTTAAAGCCGGAACTGCATGACACAACGGAGGGAGGCTCCAACTTTGAGGTCTAG